A window of the Eleutherodactylus coqui strain aEleCoq1 chromosome 8, aEleCoq1.hap1, whole genome shotgun sequence genome harbors these coding sequences:
- the DES gene encoding desmin isoform X1: protein MSQSYSSSQRVSSYRRTFGGASPSFPRATFGSKGGSGSSLSSRVYQVSRASAVPSLSSFKSTRLTPARTNYDVLDFNLADAMNQEFLQTRTNEKVELQELNDRFANYIEKVRYLEQQNGILVAEVNRLKGKEPTRISELYEEEMRELRRQVDILTSQRSRVEVERDNLADDLQKLKLKLQEEIQLKEDAENNLSAFRSDVDAATLARIDLERRIESLQEEIAFLKKIHEEEIRELQAQMHEQHVQIEMDVSKPDLTAALRDIRTQYETIAAKNVSEAEDWYKSKVADLNQAQQKNNENLRQSKQELMEYRHQIQSFTCEIDALKGTNDSLIRQMRDLEERFAGEASGYQDTISRLEEEIRNLKDEMARHLRDYQDLLNIKMALDVEIATYRKLLEGEESRITLPIQSFSALSFRETSPEQRSSEVHTKKTVMIKTIETRDGEVVSEASQQHQEIL, encoded by the exons ATGAGCCAGTCATACTCCTCCAGCCAGCGGGTGTCTTCCTACCGCCGCACCTTTGGAGGTGCATCTCCATCATTTCCTAGAGCCACCTTTGGATCTAAAGGAGGATCCGGCAGTTCCCTCTCTTCTAGAGTCTACCAAGTCTCCCGTGCCTCGGCAGTCCCAAGTCTCTCCAGTTTCAAGTCCACGAGGCTCACCCCGGCACGAACAAACTACGATGTCCTGGATTTCAACCTTGCCGATGCGATGAACCAGGAGTTCCTTCAAACCCGAACCAATGAGAAGGTTGAGCTGCAGGAACTCAATGATAGGTTTGCCAATTACATTGAGAAGGTGCGCTACCTGGAGCAGCAGAATGGCATCCTGGTGGCCGAAGTCAACCGACTCAAGGGCAAAGAGCCGACTAGAATCAGCGAGCTGTATGAGGAGGAGATGAGGGAGTTGAGGCGCCAAGTGGACATCCTGACAAGCCAGAGGTCAAGGGTGGAAGTGGAAAGGGACAATCTAGCAGATGACCTGCAGAAACTAAAACTGAA GCTGCAAGAAGAGATCCAGCTTAAGGAAGATGCCGAAAATAACCTATCCGCCTTCAGATCT GATGTTGATGCTGCTACCCTGGCCAGGATTGATCTGGAGAGGAGGATTGAATCTCTTCAGGAAGAAATTGCTTTCCTCAAGAAGATTCACGAGGAG GAAATTCGGGAACTTCAGGCACAAATGCATGAGCAACATGTGCAGATAGAAATGGACGTGTCCAAACCAGACTTGACTGCAGCCCTCAGAGATATAAGGACACAGTATGAAACCATTGCTGCCAAGAATGTCTCAGAAGCTGAGGATTGGTACAAGTCTAAG GTGGCTGACCTCAACCAGGCTCAACAGAAGAACAATGAGAATCTTCGCCAGTCCAAACAGGAGCTGATGGAATACCGTCACCAGATCCAATCCTTCACTTGCGAAATTGATGCCCTCAAGGGAACT AATGATTCCCTGATACGCCAGATGCGGGATCTGGAAGAAAGATTTGCCGGAGAGGCATCTGGGTACCAAGATACCATTAGCCGACTAGAAGAAGAAATCCGTAACCTGAAAGATGAGATGGCAAGACACCTCCGCGACTATCAGGATCTGCTGAACATTAAGATGGCATTGGATGTTGAGATTGCCACATACCGTAAACTGCTAGAAGGAGAGGAGAGCAG GATCACTCTCCCCATTCAGTCATTTTCAGCACTGAGCTTCAGAG AGACAAGCCCAGAGCAGAGATCATCTGAAGTTCACACCAAGAAGACAGTCATGATCAAAACCATTGAAACTCGAGATGGAGAG GTTGTTAGTGAGGCCTCCCAGCAGCATCAAGAAATCCTTTGA
- the DES gene encoding desmin isoform X2 has protein sequence MSQSYSSSQRVSSYRRTFGGASPSFPRATFGSKGGSGSSLSSRVYQVSRASAVPSLSSFKSTRLTPARTNYDVLDFNLADAMNQEFLQTRTNEKVELQELNDRFANYIEKVRYLEQQNGILVAEVNRLKGKEPTRISELYEEEMRELRRQVDILTSQRSRVEVERDNLADDLQKLKLKLQEEIQLKEDAENNLSAFRSDVDAATLARIDLERRIESLQEEIAFLKKIHEEEIRELQAQMHEQHVQIEMDVSKPDLTAALRDIRTQYETIAAKNVSEAEDWYKSKVADLNQAQQKNNENLRQSKQELMEYRHQIQSFTCEIDALKGTNDSLIRQMRDLEERFAGEASGYQDTISRLEEEIRNLKDEMARHLRDYQDLLNIKMALDVEIATYRKLLEGEESRITLPIQSFSALSFRETSPEQRSSEVHTKKTVMIKTIETRDGEEN, from the exons ATGAGCCAGTCATACTCCTCCAGCCAGCGGGTGTCTTCCTACCGCCGCACCTTTGGAGGTGCATCTCCATCATTTCCTAGAGCCACCTTTGGATCTAAAGGAGGATCCGGCAGTTCCCTCTCTTCTAGAGTCTACCAAGTCTCCCGTGCCTCGGCAGTCCCAAGTCTCTCCAGTTTCAAGTCCACGAGGCTCACCCCGGCACGAACAAACTACGATGTCCTGGATTTCAACCTTGCCGATGCGATGAACCAGGAGTTCCTTCAAACCCGAACCAATGAGAAGGTTGAGCTGCAGGAACTCAATGATAGGTTTGCCAATTACATTGAGAAGGTGCGCTACCTGGAGCAGCAGAATGGCATCCTGGTGGCCGAAGTCAACCGACTCAAGGGCAAAGAGCCGACTAGAATCAGCGAGCTGTATGAGGAGGAGATGAGGGAGTTGAGGCGCCAAGTGGACATCCTGACAAGCCAGAGGTCAAGGGTGGAAGTGGAAAGGGACAATCTAGCAGATGACCTGCAGAAACTAAAACTGAA GCTGCAAGAAGAGATCCAGCTTAAGGAAGATGCCGAAAATAACCTATCCGCCTTCAGATCT GATGTTGATGCTGCTACCCTGGCCAGGATTGATCTGGAGAGGAGGATTGAATCTCTTCAGGAAGAAATTGCTTTCCTCAAGAAGATTCACGAGGAG GAAATTCGGGAACTTCAGGCACAAATGCATGAGCAACATGTGCAGATAGAAATGGACGTGTCCAAACCAGACTTGACTGCAGCCCTCAGAGATATAAGGACACAGTATGAAACCATTGCTGCCAAGAATGTCTCAGAAGCTGAGGATTGGTACAAGTCTAAG GTGGCTGACCTCAACCAGGCTCAACAGAAGAACAATGAGAATCTTCGCCAGTCCAAACAGGAGCTGATGGAATACCGTCACCAGATCCAATCCTTCACTTGCGAAATTGATGCCCTCAAGGGAACT AATGATTCCCTGATACGCCAGATGCGGGATCTGGAAGAAAGATTTGCCGGAGAGGCATCTGGGTACCAAGATACCATTAGCCGACTAGAAGAAGAAATCCGTAACCTGAAAGATGAGATGGCAAGACACCTCCGCGACTATCAGGATCTGCTGAACATTAAGATGGCATTGGATGTTGAGATTGCCACATACCGTAAACTGCTAGAAGGAGAGGAGAGCAG GATCACTCTCCCCATTCAGTCATTTTCAGCACTGAGCTTCAGAG AGACAAGCCCAGAGCAGAGATCATCTGAAGTTCACACCAAGAAGACAGTCATGATCAAAACCATTGAAACTCGAGATGGAGAG GAGAACTGA